From the genome of Neodiprion pinetum isolate iyNeoPine1 chromosome 3, iyNeoPine1.2, whole genome shotgun sequence, one region includes:
- the LOC124213607 gene encoding uncharacterized protein isoform X2 — protein MSTCVFAKQSNQNIVGDHFTSEYTTLKRSANDNLQRLCQHTKFPVKDVLHLQQWLKEMKRKDWKPNRNSTLCSAHFTNDCFDRTGFLITLKKNSVPTIFDNPKSECSSCHRLREYGRGYSFFKFPLDEPDIMKQWIANINIGPWSPSSDSFLCSDHFELSCFQKKSKNYITLRKGSIPTLFAPL, from the exons ATGAGTACCTGCGTTTTTGCAAAACAAAGCAATCAAAATATTGTGGGCGATCATTTCACAAGTGAGTATACAACGCTGAAGCGTTCTGCAAATGATAACTTGCAGAGGTTATGTCAGCATACGAA ATTTCCCGTGAAAGATGTGTTGCACCTTCAGCAGTGgttaaaagaaatgaagaggAAGGACTGGAAGCCAAACCGAAATAGCACATTGTGTTCGGCTCATTTTACAAATGACTGCTTTGATAGGACAGGATTCCtaattacattgaaaaagaACAGTGTACCAACTATATTTGACAACCCAAAATCAGAGTGTTCATCTTGTCACCGATTAAGGGAATATGGACGTGGCTATTCATTCTTCAA GTTCCCATTGGATGAACCTGATATTATGAAGCAGTGGATCGCAAATATAAACATTGGTCCGTGGTCTCCATCAAGTGATAGCTTTCTGTGTTCCGACCACTTTGAACTCTCTTGCTTtcagaagaaaagtaaaaattatataactttACGAAAAGGCAGTATCCCAACGTTATTTG CTCCACTTTGA
- the LOC124213607 gene encoding uncharacterized protein isoform X1, translating to MSTCVFAKQSNQNIVGDHFTSEYTTLKRSANDNLQRLCQHTKFPVKDVLHLQQWLKEMKRKDWKPNRNSTLCSAHFTNDCFDRTGFLITLKKNSVPTIFDNPKSECSSCHRLREYGRGYSFFKFPLDEPDIMKQWIANINIGPWSPSSDSFLCSDHFELSCFQKKSKNYITLRKGSIPTLFGENLQQTEFQDESDRPTTVNVTKLHEHLHICT from the exons ATGAGTACCTGCGTTTTTGCAAAACAAAGCAATCAAAATATTGTGGGCGATCATTTCACAAGTGAGTATACAACGCTGAAGCGTTCTGCAAATGATAACTTGCAGAGGTTATGTCAGCATACGAA ATTTCCCGTGAAAGATGTGTTGCACCTTCAGCAGTGgttaaaagaaatgaagaggAAGGACTGGAAGCCAAACCGAAATAGCACATTGTGTTCGGCTCATTTTACAAATGACTGCTTTGATAGGACAGGATTCCtaattacattgaaaaagaACAGTGTACCAACTATATTTGACAACCCAAAATCAGAGTGTTCATCTTGTCACCGATTAAGGGAATATGGACGTGGCTATTCATTCTTCAA GTTCCCATTGGATGAACCTGATATTATGAAGCAGTGGATCGCAAATATAAACATTGGTCCGTGGTCTCCATCAAGTGATAGCTTTCTGTGTTCCGACCACTTTGAACTCTCTTGCTTtcagaagaaaagtaaaaattatataactttACGAAAAGGCAGTATCCCAACGTTATTTG GTGAAAACTTGCAGCAGACCGAATTTCAGGATGAATCCGATCGGCCCACCACAGTGAATGTAACCAAATTACATGAGCACCTACACATTTGTACCTGA